A section of the Thermotoga caldifontis AZM44c09 genome encodes:
- the buk gene encoding butyrate kinase: MFRILVINPGSTSTKLAIFEDEDCKISQTIYHDLSELSKYVRLFDQYEFRKQTLLRFLEDSGYRPGDFSAVVGRGGLIRPIPSGTYEVDETMLEELRQAKYGEHASNLGAVLAYEIAKLAGVKAYIVDPVVVDEMWDVARLSGHPELERKSIFHALNQKAVARLAAAELGKKYEEVNLIVVHMGGGISIGAHMKGRVVDVNNALDGDGPFTPERSGTLPLTQLIDLCYSGKYTKEWILKRIKGNGGLVAYLGTNSALEVQERINKGDREAELVYRAMAYQIAKWIGKMAAALRGEVDAIVLTGGIAYDQRYMVSWLKDYVSFIAPVLVYPGGNEERALALGALRVLRGEEKSKNYREEAEKWQKTRSS; encoded by the coding sequence ATCTCTCAGACGATCTATCATGATTTGAGTGAACTTTCCAAGTACGTGCGCCTGTTCGACCAGTACGAGTTCCGGAAGCAAACGCTTTTGAGGTTCCTCGAAGATTCCGGTTACAGACCGGGTGATTTTTCAGCCGTTGTGGGGCGCGGAGGTCTGATCAGACCTATTCCTTCCGGAACCTACGAAGTGGACGAAACGATGCTGGAAGAGCTCAGACAGGCAAAATACGGTGAACATGCATCCAATCTCGGTGCCGTGCTGGCCTATGAAATTGCGAAGCTGGCCGGTGTGAAAGCTTACATCGTTGATCCTGTGGTGGTAGATGAAATGTGGGACGTTGCGAGATTGTCGGGGCATCCGGAGCTTGAGAGGAAGTCGATCTTCCATGCGCTGAATCAGAAAGCCGTGGCGCGCCTTGCGGCAGCGGAACTCGGAAAGAAATACGAGGAAGTCAATTTGATCGTCGTACACATGGGTGGTGGCATATCCATCGGTGCACACATGAAAGGAAGGGTTGTCGATGTGAACAACGCGCTCGATGGTGACGGGCCCTTCACACCGGAGCGCAGTGGCACGTTGCCTCTGACTCAGCTGATCGATCTGTGCTACAGTGGCAAGTATACGAAAGAATGGATCCTGAAACGCATAAAGGGCAACGGAGGCCTCGTGGCGTACCTTGGAACGAACAGCGCTCTGGAGGTCCAGGAGCGCATCAATAAGGGCGATCGCGAGGCCGAACTGGTCTACAGGGCCATGGCGTATCAGATCGCCAAATGGATAGGCAAGATGGCGGCCGCACTCAGAGGAGAGGTCGATGCGATAGTCCTGACTGGGGGCATCGCGTACGATCAAAGGTACATGGTCAGCTGGCTCAAAGATTACGTTTCTTTCATTGCACCCGTTCTGGTATATCCTGGTGGGAACGAAGAGAGGGCCCTTGCCCTGGGTGCTTTGAGAGTTCTGAGGGGCGAAGAGAAGAGTAAGAACTACAGAGAAGAGGCGGAAAAATGGCAAAAAACAAGGTCTTCTTAG